A window of the Streptomyces finlayi genome harbors these coding sequences:
- a CDS encoding helix-turn-helix domain-containing protein, producing the protein MTLNDVAEFLAKPRSWVHENWKREEIPFRRVGQSLRCRPVDLDHWLDRQVTR; encoded by the coding sequence ATGACTTTGAATGATGTGGCTGAGTTTCTGGCTAAACCCCGTAGTTGGGTGCACGAGAACTGGAAGCGGGAGGAGATCCCATTTCGGAGGGTCGGGCAGTCGCTCCGGTGCCGCCCTGTGGATCTGGACCACTGGCTGGACAGGCAGGTGACGCGGTGA
- a CDS encoding IS5 family transposase translates to MIAELHDRLREQVRTRAGRNPQPSAGIVDSQSVKAAANVPAASRGYDGNKKINGRRRHIVTDTLGLLLSVHVTPADTGDRDAFQALLPVLSKKFDRLRLIWADGGYTGPVLAGAAKALNIVLEVVKRTDDTKGFRILPRRWVVERSFGWLMRSRRLARDFETTAVSAEAMVLWSMTMVMSRRLADRPRA, encoded by the coding sequence TTGATCGCCGAGCTCCACGACCGGCTGCGCGAGCAGGTCCGGACGCGGGCAGGCAGGAACCCGCAGCCGAGCGCGGGGATCGTGGACTCGCAGTCGGTGAAGGCCGCCGCCAACGTTCCGGCCGCCTCACGTGGTTACGACGGAAACAAGAAGATCAACGGGAGGCGTCGGCACATCGTGACCGACACCCTGGGGCTGCTGCTGAGCGTGCACGTCACGCCTGCCGACACCGGCGACCGCGACGCGTTCCAGGCCCTCCTGCCCGTCCTGAGCAAGAAGTTCGACCGGCTCCGCCTCATCTGGGCCGACGGCGGCTACACCGGCCCCGTCCTCGCCGGCGCGGCAAAGGCGCTGAACATCGTGCTGGAGGTCGTCAAGCGTACTGACGACACCAAGGGCTTCAGGATTCTTCCCCGCCGTTGGGTAGTGGAACGGTCTTTCGGCTGGCTGATGCGCTCGCGTCGTCTGGCCCGTGACTTCGAAACCACGGCCGTCAGTGCCGAAGCGATGGTCCTGTGGTCGATGACCATGGTCATGAGCCGTCGCCTCGCAGACCGTCCGCGAGCGTGA
- a CDS encoding DUF3987 domain-containing protein yields MNTPVLYGPIGRSVRKISPYLETDELGVYVSALSMWSAAIGGTVKVSSRGNGRPVLLWSALVAGTGRGKGSALRAAHHVLEKSVSRFLVTHTTSGITSGASLVNHLWGQQEATAETEQGRDVRTLVVEEEWSEVLRRGKRDPSFTTKLRAAWDGATLRNTTKEEAQEVRDPAMVLHCHVTPSDWTKYVGESEAAGGSYNRILPFLLGSVPMLDDDRVSLPDIDSRELADAYGWATARTRVITLSDGARPLWKVVRRYARILGETLPDGQAVFIERTAEQTLRVAACLAASECSESITGEILSAAFSLVRRSVQDTVRITKGATSPKANRQPLSLADKVRARIEMHGGRATSSQVLPYVGATAGEVKVLPGITVTVERSGKTGRPSTVFTLEDGSSAHAVPQPASADRKQNRCDVSRSPLSRPADPERDEKRATVVQIDTYRTAPKQSPEPMPVKQPEPARGFNPFHALL; encoded by the coding sequence ATGAACACCCCCGTTCTCTACGGCCCGATAGGCCGTTCCGTCCGCAAGATCTCCCCGTACCTGGAAACGGATGAACTGGGTGTGTACGTGTCCGCTTTGTCGATGTGGTCGGCAGCCATCGGCGGAACCGTCAAGGTCTCCTCCCGTGGCAACGGCCGTCCGGTGCTGCTGTGGAGTGCGTTGGTCGCCGGTACGGGACGCGGGAAGGGGTCGGCACTTCGGGCAGCACACCATGTTCTGGAGAAGTCCGTAAGCCGCTTCCTGGTGACCCACACCACATCCGGGATCACGTCCGGGGCGAGCCTGGTCAACCACTTGTGGGGCCAGCAGGAGGCCACAGCCGAGACGGAACAGGGGCGCGACGTGCGCACCCTCGTAGTGGAAGAGGAATGGTCGGAAGTGCTCCGCAGGGGCAAGCGTGACCCCTCGTTCACGACCAAACTCCGGGCGGCCTGGGACGGTGCCACGCTCCGCAACACCACCAAGGAAGAGGCTCAGGAAGTACGCGACCCCGCCATGGTCCTGCACTGCCACGTCACCCCCTCCGACTGGACCAAATACGTAGGGGAGTCGGAAGCGGCCGGAGGCTCGTACAACCGCATCCTCCCCTTCCTGTTGGGATCAGTTCCCATGCTCGACGACGACCGCGTGAGCCTGCCCGACATCGACAGCCGAGAACTGGCCGACGCCTACGGATGGGCCACTGCACGCACCCGCGTCATCACACTCTCCGACGGTGCCCGCCCCCTGTGGAAGGTCGTACGCCGATACGCCCGCATCCTGGGTGAGACCCTGCCCGACGGACAGGCAGTATTCATCGAACGGACCGCAGAACAGACACTCAGGGTCGCTGCCTGCCTGGCCGCGTCCGAGTGCTCCGAGTCCATCACGGGAGAGATCCTTTCGGCCGCTTTCAGCCTGGTCCGGCGCTCCGTCCAGGACACTGTTCGCATTACCAAGGGGGCCACGTCCCCGAAGGCGAACCGTCAGCCCCTCAGCCTCGCGGACAAGGTCCGGGCACGCATCGAGATGCACGGCGGTCGGGCCACGTCCTCACAGGTACTCCCGTACGTGGGAGCCACCGCCGGTGAGGTCAAGGTGCTTCCCGGCATCACGGTGACCGTGGAACGGTCGGGGAAGACCGGCCGACCCTCCACCGTCTTCACACTCGAAGACGGCAGTTCCGCTCACGCTGTGCCCCAGCCGGCCAGCGCGGACCGTAAGCAGAACCGATGCGACGTTTCCCGAAGCCCTCTGTCGCGGCCGGCTGACCCGGAGCGTGATGAGAAGCGCGCCACGGTCGTACAGATCGACACTTACAGAACAGCACCGAAGCAGTCACCGGAGCCGATGCCAGTGAAGCAGCCGGAACCGGCCAGAGGTTTCAACCCCTTCCACGCGCTCCTCTGA
- a CDS encoding class I SAM-dependent methyltransferase gives MSLAESWDKYAVGSKPRRAVNATGETTWLNWTQYAEHGPNESVLGPVAGRRVLELGSGSGSNLAHLVTLGATGLGVDVAPARETVAKERWAGLAGLEFRTAEVTAFLTETDETFDVVLSIFGAVWFVDPRTLLPLIRSRMISGGTLAFSHLPAGIQDVKLGGAGLRHNHSLDAWERLLTSHGFTAVSASLIDPPQDRTVGTMLVRALAC, from the coding sequence ATGTCATTGGCTGAGTCCTGGGACAAATACGCGGTCGGAAGCAAGCCGCGCAGGGCAGTGAACGCCACGGGCGAGACGACGTGGCTGAACTGGACTCAGTACGCCGAACACGGACCGAACGAGAGCGTTCTAGGACCCGTCGCCGGACGTCGGGTGCTGGAACTCGGCTCAGGCAGCGGGAGCAACCTGGCGCACCTGGTCACGCTCGGTGCGACGGGCCTGGGAGTGGACGTTGCACCTGCCCGCGAAACGGTCGCGAAGGAGCGTTGGGCTGGCCTGGCCGGTCTTGAGTTTCGCACCGCAGAGGTGACGGCATTCCTGACCGAGACGGACGAGACGTTTGACGTCGTGCTCTCAATCTTTGGTGCCGTGTGGTTCGTCGATCCGCGAACCCTGCTACCGCTGATTCGATCACGCATGATTTCGGGCGGCACTCTCGCGTTCTCCCACCTCCCCGCCGGAATCCAAGACGTGAAACTAGGCGGGGCAGGGTTGCGGCACAATCACAGCCTCGACGCATGGGAGCGTCTGCTCACAAGCCACGGATTCACGGCGGTGTCAGCATCGCTTATCGATCCGCCGCAGGACAGGACCGTGGGCACGATGCTCGTACGCGCGCTGGCGTGCTGA
- a CDS encoding glycine-rich domain-containing protein produces MSTAVVIRDPKTYVTPDVWEREVTLLLRNPENTRELAEAKFGQAIAYLVTCGENPDLLMGPSEQVDEAWHSFMLDSIPYHHFTNRHFGRYIHHVPELPGTRAGVQCLSDDEATRDGHDSRTGGPLVLEQTIKAIKAAGFEIDPDLWGMESAADCNQCHAGCHDSPK; encoded by the coding sequence ATGAGTACGGCAGTAGTGATCCGCGACCCGAAGACGTACGTCACGCCGGACGTGTGGGAGCGGGAGGTTACCCTCCTCCTCCGGAACCCGGAGAACACCCGCGAACTCGCGGAGGCCAAGTTCGGGCAGGCCATCGCCTACCTGGTCACGTGCGGCGAGAACCCGGACCTTCTCATGGGTCCGTCCGAGCAGGTGGACGAGGCGTGGCACTCGTTCATGCTCGACTCGATCCCCTATCACCACTTCACCAACCGGCACTTCGGCCGGTACATCCACCACGTTCCCGAGCTTCCGGGAACGAGGGCCGGGGTCCAATGTCTCAGCGACGACGAGGCGACGCGGGACGGGCACGACTCCAGGACCGGCGGCCCGCTGGTCCTGGAGCAGACGATCAAGGCCATCAAGGCGGCCGGGTTCGAGATCGACCCCGACCTGTGGGGCATGGAGAGTGCAGCCGACTGCAACCAGTGCCACGCCGGGTGCCACGACTCACCCAAGTAG
- a CDS encoding helix-turn-helix domain-containing protein: MTTTAERERVPNDVLTSVRKSMNLSQDEFAQGLRGAGEELGEPNDASKRLVQRWESGMTRTCRPLYARALKQFTGRAPESLGFAIPMTRVHSDGAGGHDMEAGEVGTTSAVTSPEPETQGEYAGIWLSRYEFYSSSRDETFDCKHHVVIVQHGNRLTAQSLPGASTNPDSPLSLDLTVDRNIITGTWTEQTALDGYYHGARYHGAVQLLIEPTGRRMAGKWVGFGKDFDVNSGPWELRLLDRSTGRASVERYSASPE, encoded by the coding sequence ATGACGACTACGGCCGAGCGCGAGCGAGTTCCCAACGACGTCCTGACCTCCGTACGCAAGTCGATGAATCTCAGCCAAGACGAGTTCGCCCAGGGATTACGTGGGGCGGGGGAAGAACTGGGCGAACCGAACGATGCCTCCAAGCGACTTGTGCAGCGTTGGGAGTCCGGGATGACCAGGACGTGCCGCCCGCTGTACGCGCGAGCGCTAAAACAGTTCACTGGCCGCGCCCCCGAGTCACTAGGCTTTGCGATCCCCATGACACGCGTCCACTCAGACGGCGCAGGAGGCCACGATATGGAAGCTGGGGAAGTCGGCACGACCAGTGCCGTCACAAGTCCGGAGCCGGAGACGCAGGGAGAGTACGCAGGTATCTGGCTGTCTCGGTACGAGTTCTACTCGTCCAGCCGTGACGAGACTTTCGACTGCAAGCACCATGTCGTCATCGTCCAGCACGGCAACAGGCTGACAGCCCAGAGCCTGCCCGGGGCGTCGACCAACCCGGACAGCCCCCTGTCTTTGGACCTGACCGTGGACCGGAACATCATCACAGGCACGTGGACGGAACAGACGGCGCTGGACGGCTACTACCACGGTGCCCGCTACCACGGTGCTGTTCAGCTACTGATCGAGCCGACGGGTCGCCGTATGGCAGGCAAGTGGGTGGGGTTCGGGAAAGACTTCGACGTGAACAGTGGGCCCTGGGAGCTGCGCCTACTCGACCGCTCCACCGGACGGGCCAGCGTCGAAAGGTACTCGGCTTCCCCAGAGTGA
- a CDS encoding HAAS signaling domain-containing protein, whose protein sequence is MKTSADPVRDYLSAVEREASALPADRRQELLADLTEHIQVSRAERPDAAIGEILAALGDPRTIAATALAEAGTGAVGAGGSPAGGSADAPVRRGKVHPLVPLLMLTLPYLVAALLPDVAAAQFCSTLFRVIGAVLLCTSVHWTAVHKTTGVLLTAVLPTVAISIWVSSGAAPSSDTTALLANLATLALLAGTAAWLWRVRRA, encoded by the coding sequence ATGAAGACCTCTGCCGACCCTGTACGCGATTACCTCTCGGCCGTCGAGCGCGAGGCCTCCGCACTCCCCGCAGACCGCCGCCAGGAACTGCTCGCCGACCTCACCGAACACATCCAGGTGTCACGCGCCGAACGCCCCGATGCCGCGATCGGCGAGATCCTGGCGGCGCTGGGCGACCCCCGCACGATCGCGGCGACGGCGCTGGCCGAGGCGGGGACCGGGGCTGTCGGGGCCGGCGGGAGCCCGGCCGGGGGCAGTGCGGACGCGCCCGTCCGGCGCGGCAAGGTGCACCCCCTGGTCCCCCTCCTGATGCTCACGCTCCCGTACCTCGTCGCGGCGCTCCTCCCCGACGTGGCCGCCGCACAGTTCTGCAGCACCCTGTTCCGCGTCATCGGCGCGGTGCTCCTCTGCACCTCGGTGCACTGGACCGCCGTCCACAAGACGACCGGCGTGCTGCTCACAGCCGTCCTGCCGACCGTCGCCATCAGCATCTGGGTCTCGTCCGGCGCCGCCCCGTCGAGTGACACCACGGCGCTCCTGGCCAACCTGGCGACGCTCGCCCTGCTGGCCGGCACGGCGGCGTGGCTCTGGCGGGTCCGTCGCGCCTGA
- a CDS encoding PadR family transcriptional regulator, with protein sequence MEPGDSTKQARAAAQLRKGVLEYCVLALMRDRPRYGVELLHALQDSGALATSQGTVYPLLSRLRRDDLVTTTWQESASGPPRRYYALTDSGRAALDEFTRVWPGFRDAVDAFLTTPPPSTGDLA encoded by the coding sequence ATGGAACCAGGTGATTCGACCAAGCAGGCACGGGCAGCCGCCCAGCTGCGCAAGGGCGTCCTGGAGTACTGCGTACTCGCCCTGATGCGGGACCGCCCCCGCTACGGCGTGGAACTCCTCCACGCCCTCCAGGACTCCGGGGCCCTCGCCACCAGCCAGGGCACGGTCTACCCGTTGCTCTCCCGGCTCCGCCGCGACGACCTGGTCACCACCACGTGGCAGGAGTCCGCCTCCGGACCACCCCGTCGCTACTACGCGCTCACCGACAGCGGCCGGGCCGCACTCGACGAGTTCACCCGCGTCTGGCCCGGCTTCCGCGATGCCGTCGACGCCTTCCTGACCACCCCGCCCCCCTCCACCGGAGACCTCGCATGA
- a CDS encoding ATP-binding protein, translated as MNPETTLSRRPVDTRSFTVLLSPTRRGARLARLLTVAHLDLWGLPSDSAAHIVAELATNATVHGRVPGRDFRLELAVRHGSLLRIEVSDARGECLPPGPGAVKPPAEDSEAGRGLLIVDALADHWGVTPGPVPRKTVWAELSLVP; from the coding sequence GTGAACCCAGAAACCACGCTTTCCCGACGACCCGTCGACACCCGGTCGTTCACGGTGCTGCTGTCCCCCACCCGTCGGGGCGCCCGCCTTGCCCGGCTGCTCACCGTGGCGCATCTCGACCTCTGGGGGCTGCCCTCCGATTCGGCCGCGCACATCGTCGCCGAGCTGGCGACCAACGCCACGGTGCACGGTCGGGTACCGGGTCGGGACTTCCGGTTGGAACTCGCCGTCCGGCACGGCTCGTTGCTACGCATCGAGGTCTCCGACGCCCGTGGGGAGTGCCTGCCGCCGGGTCCCGGCGCCGTCAAGCCGCCCGCCGAGGACTCGGAGGCCGGGCGCGGTCTGCTCATCGTCGACGCCCTCGCCGACCACTGGGGGGTCACCCCTGGGCCCGTGCCCCGCAAGACGGTGTGGGCGGAGCTCTCCCTCGTACCGTGA
- a CDS encoding helix-turn-helix domain-containing protein — protein MSVGGDGTERGNGGADEPGWDVDPDDESGVAVVAAVGRQIKAWREAAGLRAAEFGAAVGYGEDLVYKVEGGRRIPRPEFLDRADDVVGAGGKLSAMKKDVAEVRYPKKVRDLTNMEARAVEVGLYSNHNIHGLLQTPEYARALFEMRRPAYSEDEVERVLAARMARRSIFERSPAPALSFVQEQVTLCRPIGGTMVLRRQLERLLEVGKLRSVEIQVMPTSREDHAGMGGGIEVLKFADGTAVGRSEGAFAGRPVSDPKQLRILELRYGMIRAQALAPRESLAFIEQMLGET, from the coding sequence ATGAGCGTGGGCGGCGACGGTACGGAACGCGGCAACGGCGGTGCGGACGAGCCCGGTTGGGACGTCGATCCCGACGACGAGTCGGGGGTGGCGGTGGTAGCGGCGGTGGGCCGCCAGATCAAGGCCTGGCGCGAGGCGGCGGGCCTGCGGGCGGCGGAGTTCGGGGCGGCGGTCGGCTACGGCGAGGACCTGGTCTACAAGGTGGAGGGCGGTCGGCGCATCCCCCGCCCGGAGTTCCTGGACAGGGCGGACGACGTCGTGGGCGCGGGCGGGAAGCTGTCCGCGATGAAGAAGGACGTGGCGGAGGTCCGGTACCCGAAGAAGGTGCGGGATCTGACGAACATGGAGGCTCGGGCGGTGGAGGTGGGGTTGTACAGCAACCACAACATCCACGGCCTGTTGCAGACGCCGGAGTACGCGCGGGCGCTGTTCGAGATGAGGCGGCCCGCGTACTCGGAAGATGAGGTGGAGAGGGTGTTGGCGGCGCGCATGGCCAGGCGGAGCATCTTTGAGAGGTCACCAGCTCCTGCCCTCAGTTTCGTTCAGGAACAGGTGACCCTCTGTCGTCCGATCGGAGGCACAATGGTGCTGCGCCGCCAACTCGAACGCCTGCTGGAAGTAGGCAAATTGCGGAGCGTCGAGATTCAGGTGATGCCGACCAGCCGTGAGGACCACGCCGGAATGGGCGGTGGGATCGAGGTATTGAAGTTTGCGGATGGCACAGCGGTGGGTCGGTCGGAGGGCGCCTTTGCAGGCCGTCCGGTATCCGACCCGAAGCAGCTCAGAATCCTTGAGCTGCGCTATGGGATGATCCGGGCCCAGGCTCTGGCTCCACGGGAGTCGCTGGCCTTCATTGAGCAAATGCTGGGAGAGACATGA
- a CDS encoding DUF397 domain-containing protein: protein MISKTSAGDASALEWFKSSYSSSSEGDSCVEVAAGHGTVYVRDSKELQGPQLAFGPGAWTGFVSYASDN from the coding sequence ATGATCAGCAAGACCTCTGCCGGAGACGCTTCCGCGCTTGAGTGGTTCAAGAGCAGCTACAGCAGCAGCAGTGAGGGCGACTCATGTGTTGAGGTCGCGGCCGGCCACGGCACAGTTTACGTCCGCGACTCCAAGGAACTCCAAGGCCCTCAGCTCGCCTTCGGCCCGGGAGCATGGACAGGTTTCGTCTCGTACGCTTCCGACAACTGA
- a CDS encoding DUF397 domain-containing protein: MVNQAALGWFKSSYSDSSNGSECVEVASTPHTVHVRDSKDVQGPRLAFGPGAWAGFVSYASGN, from the coding sequence ATGGTCAACCAGGCCGCGCTTGGGTGGTTCAAGAGCAGCTACAGCGACAGCAGTAACGGCAGCGAATGCGTCGAGGTGGCGTCCACACCCCACACGGTCCACGTCCGCGACTCCAAGGACGTACAGGGCCCCCGGCTCGCCTTCGGCCCCGGCGCATGGGCGGGCTTCGTCTCGTACGCCTCCGGTAACTGA
- a CDS encoding AAA family ATPase codes for MQDNHFSLTRVRLRHYRSIAETDVELGRLLLLVGPNGSGKSNFLDALRLVSESLQTSLDQALRSRGGVAEVRRRSTGHPTHFSIDLEFRGPGYEGEYGFEVAAVQGGGFRVARENCGLWLDAHHGQGKRVADARFRVERGALADQTEPVMPPVSEQRLYLVSAAGLDVFRPVFDGLAGISVFSLNPDVMRQPQTPDSGDFLHRDGANIASVLHRLEPADKARVEAYLQQIVPGMHEVTRSDLGNWETLEFAQDVPGAKRPWRFQAQSVSDGTLRALGVLVALFAGTGATLSTVGIEEPESALHPAAAGVLLDALRDASERRQVIVTSHSPDLLDRHDFELSQLRAVRSIGGVTRIGRLDAAGALAMREQLYTPGELLRTDQLLPESAQ; via the coding sequence ATGCAGGACAATCACTTCTCGCTGACCAGGGTCCGGCTCCGGCACTACCGCAGCATCGCGGAGACCGATGTCGAGCTGGGGCGGCTCTTGCTGCTCGTGGGGCCCAATGGTTCGGGCAAGAGTAACTTCCTCGATGCGCTCAGGCTGGTCTCCGAGTCATTGCAGACCTCGCTCGACCAGGCGCTGCGGAGCCGCGGTGGTGTTGCCGAAGTCCGTCGGCGCTCCACCGGGCACCCGACGCACTTTTCCATCGACCTGGAATTCCGTGGTCCGGGTTACGAGGGCGAGTACGGATTCGAGGTGGCCGCCGTACAGGGCGGAGGCTTTCGTGTCGCGCGCGAGAACTGCGGGCTGTGGTTGGACGCACACCACGGGCAAGGGAAGCGTGTCGCCGACGCCCGCTTCCGCGTCGAAAGGGGTGCGCTGGCGGACCAGACCGAACCGGTGATGCCCCCTGTGAGCGAACAGCGTCTCTACCTTGTTTCCGCGGCGGGACTCGATGTCTTCCGTCCGGTGTTCGACGGCCTGGCGGGCATCAGTGTGTTCAGCCTGAACCCCGATGTCATGCGGCAGCCACAGACGCCGGACTCAGGCGACTTCCTGCACCGGGACGGCGCCAACATCGCCAGTGTGCTGCACCGGTTGGAGCCTGCCGACAAGGCCAGGGTGGAGGCGTATCTGCAGCAGATCGTCCCTGGCATGCATGAGGTGACCCGCTCGGATCTGGGGAACTGGGAGACGCTGGAATTCGCCCAGGATGTGCCCGGGGCGAAGAGACCATGGCGCTTTCAGGCCCAGTCGGTCTCCGACGGGACGCTCCGTGCACTGGGTGTGCTCGTAGCTCTGTTCGCCGGGACGGGAGCCACGCTCAGCACGGTCGGCATCGAGGAGCCGGAAAGTGCACTGCATCCGGCAGCGGCAGGTGTCCTGCTTGATGCTCTGCGGGACGCGAGCGAGCGGCGCCAAGTGATCGTGACGAGCCACAGTCCCGACCTACTGGACCGCCATGACTTCGAGTTGTCCCAGTTGCGCGCGGTGCGTTCGATCGGCGGCGTGACGAGAATCGGGCGGCTCGACGCCGCCGGAGCGCTGGCCATGAGGGAACAGCTCTACACGCCAGGCGAGTTGCTGCGTACGGACCAGCTGTTGCCGGAGTCCGCCCAGTGA
- a CDS encoding DUF4276 family protein, which yields MTVSVVAPIVEGHGEVTAVRELVTRIAAEFCGTWVEVAQPFRLDSGKMRKPEELGKAVRFQAARVPGRGGVLVLRDGDDSDVTCPVELARALAPADGLVTVPVEIVIARHEYEAWFLAAVESLCAHPAVKDDAVAPGDSEAKRGAKSQLEGLMTESYKETLHQAKFSGVMDLRAAAAGSRSFRRMVHAVELLLGQTV from the coding sequence GTGACCGTGTCGGTGGTTGCCCCGATCGTGGAAGGGCACGGAGAGGTGACAGCCGTACGGGAGCTCGTCACCCGGATTGCTGCGGAATTCTGCGGGACCTGGGTGGAGGTGGCGCAGCCCTTCCGTCTCGACTCGGGAAAGATGCGTAAGCCCGAGGAACTTGGCAAGGCCGTACGCTTCCAGGCTGCGCGTGTACCGGGCCGGGGCGGTGTGCTGGTTCTCAGGGATGGCGACGACAGCGACGTCACCTGCCCGGTCGAGCTCGCCCGCGCGCTCGCACCGGCAGACGGGCTTGTGACGGTTCCTGTGGAGATCGTTATCGCCAGGCACGAGTACGAAGCATGGTTTCTGGCGGCCGTCGAGTCGCTGTGTGCGCACCCCGCAGTGAAGGACGACGCCGTGGCGCCGGGTGATTCCGAAGCCAAGCGGGGAGCCAAGAGCCAGCTGGAAGGTCTGATGACGGAGTCCTACAAAGAGACCCTGCACCAGGCCAAGTTCTCGGGCGTGATGGACCTGCGCGCGGCAGCGGCGGGGAGCCGGTCGTTCCGACGGATGGTTCACGCCGTGGAGCTTCTCCTCGGCCAGACCGTCTGA
- a CDS encoding LCP family protein translates to MNDWPEGRTGDRDRYGRGSSSPQPEGARAMPHIQRRPAPPQAPQVPPQGQGYDDRHANTPGYDSGYNTGQVYGGGNGGGQGGGGRGGGEGRNYGDGGYVQGSPAVDWRRRLKIGSLTLVVVVLAVSVSTYFWADSKLKREVDLSKVIERPSEGDGTNYLIVGSDSREGMTAEDKKKLHTGSAEGKRTDSMMILHDGSNGPTLISLPRDSNVEIPSFVGSESGKSFKGTGRTVKLNAAYAEDGPELLVRTVEFNTGLHIDHYVEIGFGGFAQIVDAIGGVEMDIPKAFKDKKSGADFQAGKQTLNGEQSLAFVRTRYAFARSDLDRTKNQQKFLAALASQTATPSTILNPFKLYPTMGAGLDTLIVDKDMSLWSLSQMFFAMKGITGGDGTSMNIPISGSVNGNLVWDKAKVKQLVQELNNDEKVTVTSD, encoded by the coding sequence ATGAATGATTGGCCCGAAGGACGGACCGGCGACCGTGACCGCTACGGCCGGGGAAGTTCCAGCCCCCAGCCGGAGGGCGCCCGCGCCATGCCGCACATCCAGCGGCGCCCCGCGCCGCCGCAGGCGCCCCAGGTCCCCCCGCAGGGCCAGGGCTACGACGACCGCCACGCGAACACCCCCGGTTACGACAGCGGGTACAACACGGGCCAGGTCTACGGCGGCGGGAACGGCGGCGGCCAGGGCGGCGGCGGACGCGGCGGGGGTGAGGGCCGGAACTACGGCGACGGCGGTTACGTCCAGGGCAGCCCGGCTGTCGACTGGCGCCGCCGGCTCAAGATCGGCTCGCTGACCCTGGTGGTCGTGGTGCTCGCGGTCTCGGTCTCCACGTACTTCTGGGCCGACTCGAAGCTCAAGCGCGAAGTGGACCTCTCCAAGGTCATCGAGCGTCCGTCCGAGGGCGACGGGACCAACTACCTGATCGTCGGTTCCGACAGCCGTGAGGGCATGACGGCCGAGGACAAGAAGAAGCTGCACACCGGTTCCGCGGAGGGCAAGCGGACCGACTCGATGATGATCCTGCACGACGGCTCCAACGGCCCGACGCTGATCTCCCTGCCGCGTGACTCGAACGTCGAAATACCGTCGTTCGTCGGGTCCGAGTCCGGCAAGTCGTTCAAGGGCACCGGCCGTACGGTGAAGCTGAACGCCGCGTACGCAGAGGACGGCCCCGAACTGCTGGTCCGCACGGTCGAGTTCAACACCGGCCTGCACATCGACCACTACGTCGAGATCGGCTTCGGCGGCTTCGCCCAGATCGTGGACGCGATCGGCGGGGTGGAGATGGACATCCCGAAGGCGTTCAAGGACAAGAAGTCCGGCGCCGACTTCCAGGCGGGCAAGCAGACGCTGAACGGCGAGCAGTCCCTCGCCTTCGTCCGCACCCGGTACGCGTTCGCGCGCAGTGACCTGGACCGTACGAAGAACCAGCAGAAGTTCCTCGCGGCGCTGGCGAGCCAGACGGCGACCCCGTCGACGATCCTCAACCCGTTCAAGCTCTACCCGACGATGGGCGCGGGCCTGGACACGCTGATCGTCGACAAGGACATGTCGCTCTGGTCCCTGAGCCAGATGTTCTTCGCGATGAAGGGCATCACGGGCGGCGACGGTACGTCGATGAACATCCCGATCTCGGGCAGCGTGAACGGCAACCTGGTCTGGGACAAGGCGAAGGTCAAGCAGCTGGTGCAGGAGCTCAACAACGACGAGAAGGTCACCGTCACGAGCGACTGA
- a CDS encoding acyl-CoA thioesterase, which produces MTDQAQRPEGEIPGKPTAASRTTLSHIMTGSDTNLLGTVHGGVIMKLVDDAAGAVAGRHSGGPAVTASMDEMVFLEPVRVGDLVHVRAQVNWTGRSSMEVGVRVMAERWNESTPAQQVGSAYLVFAAVDADGKPRTVPPVVPETERDKRRYQEAQIRRTHRLARRRAIKELREKRVADGIDD; this is translated from the coding sequence ATGACAGATCAGGCCCAGCGCCCGGAGGGCGAGATTCCGGGCAAGCCGACCGCGGCTTCACGGACGACTCTCAGCCACATCATGACCGGCAGCGACACCAATCTCCTCGGTACGGTGCACGGCGGCGTGATCATGAAACTGGTCGACGACGCGGCGGGCGCCGTGGCCGGACGGCACTCCGGCGGTCCCGCGGTGACCGCGTCCATGGACGAGATGGTCTTCCTGGAGCCGGTCCGCGTCGGTGACCTTGTTCACGTCCGCGCCCAGGTGAACTGGACGGGCCGCTCCTCCATGGAGGTCGGCGTCCGCGTCATGGCCGAGCGCTGGAACGAGTCGACGCCCGCCCAGCAGGTCGGCAGCGCGTACCTCGTGTTCGCGGCCGTCGACGCGGACGGCAAGCCGCGCACCGTACCGCCGGTGGTCCCGGAGACGGAGCGCGACAAGCGGCGCTACCAGGAGGCCCAGATCCGCCGTACGCACCGGCTGGCCAGGCGCCGAGCGATCAAGGAGCTGCGCGAGAAGCGCGTGGCCGACGGCATCGACGACTGA